The Synergistota bacterium nucleotide sequence GAACTCCCCCGTGTAAGGAGCCCCTCCATGAGATAACTCTTTATTAACTTCCTTAGCATTCTCGAAAGGATCTTACTACTCCCGAAAAGATCGATAGCTATGAGAGCTGGCGTTTCTATTATAAAGCCAGAAAATTTCTCCTTCAAGCCCTCCGCCTCGCTTGCATAACGCTCTATCTCATCCTTAAGGTTATCGTACGCATCATGAAAAGAAGAAGTTCTCGATGAAATCCGAAGGCTTGATAGGGCATCCCTTATCGAATTCCAGAGCGAGCGCTGATCAGACCTATATCCCTTGTTTTCCTGAAGCGATCTATTAACCCCACTACATAGTAAACTACGCAATGAGGGATTGAGCATAGTTCCTCCCGGGATAAAGGAATTTCCTCCCCGCCATCTTCCTTCCTCAACGCAGGAAACCGGTAATCTATAAGATCTGCCGGGTTCAAGCCAAACCGAGGTATTAGATACTCTATTCTGATATGCGCCTAATAGCTCCTCTCCGTCCAAGAGAAAGATAGGGGTATTAGAAAAATTCTCAAAGATAACAGTATCAACGCGAGGAGGATCAAGCTCTTTAATAGAGAATCTCCCTTCCTCAAGCGCGATAGGTAAATTTTCCTCAAGACTATCCGGTACCTTTATGGGATAAACAACAAGGTTTCTCAGGAAGAAAGGCTCTTCAAAATCGATATCTTTCTTAAGACTCTCCAAGATACGCTTTCCGTACTCTATCATCATTCAGCAAATCTATACCAAGTCCCTCCATAACTATTCTTCCCGTTTCGAGAACGTATCCATAATGAGCTATCTTCAGGGCAGCACGGGCGTTTTGCTCTATAAGAAGTATGGTTCTACCTTCATCATTTATCTGTTTTATAACCTCGAAGACTTCCTTTACAAGTAGAGGAGCCAAGCCAAGCGAAGGTTCATCCATCATAAGAAGACGTGGTTTACCCATGAGAGCTCTTCCAAGAGCGAGCATTTGTTGTTCTCCCCCCGAGAGAGTTCCCGCTTTCTGCCATATCCTCTCTCTGAGTCTCGGAAAGAGCTCAAAAACCCACTGAAGGTCCCTTTCTATTCCCTCTTCATCGGTTCTGGCATACGCTCCCATTTTCAGGTTCTCCATAACCGTAAGATTAGGAAAGACTCTTCTTCCTTCGGGAACCATTGCCACACCCATTTGGACTATCTCATGAGTAGACTTGCCAAGAATCTCTTTTCCATCAAACTGTATAGAACCCTCAGCATCTACAAGCCCACAGATAGCCCTTAAAGTCGTCGTCTTGCCAGCACCATTTGCACCTATAAGCGTAACTATCTTCCCATGAGGAACCTCAAAGCTTATTCCTTTAAGAGCATGAATTCCCCCATAATAAACGTGCAGATTTTCAACCTTAAGCATTACTCCTCAGCCTCCCCTAAGTAAGCCTCTATTACTTTTGGGTTCTTTTGTATGGCCTCCGGGGGACCTTCCGCAATACTTATTCCATGATCTAAAACCCTGATCCTCTCACATATTCCCATGACAACCTTCATATCGTGCTCTATGAGGAAAACGGTTAAGCCAAAATCATCACGTATCATCCTTATAAAATCCATAAGGTCCTGCGTTTCCTGAGGATTCATTCCCGCAGCGGGCTCATCCAGCAGAAGCAGCTTGGGATGAGTTGCAAGCGCTCTTGCTATCTCAAGTCTTCTCTGCTGACCGTAGGGAAGCCCACCAGCTATAAAGTCCTCGTACTCTAAAAGTCCGAGCTTCGAGAGAAGTTCCCTTGCCTCTTCAACCATCTTTTTTTCCTCTTTCTTATAGTTGGGGCTTCTAAAAACCGCTTTAAAAATGTTAGATTTGAGCTGATAGTGAAACGACGCCATAACGTTATCCAAAACGGTTAGCTCTTTAAAAAGCCTTATATTCTGAAAAGTTCTCGCTATGCCTCTTGTTATTATGTAATTGGTCGATTTACCAGTTATATCTTCCCCGTCAAAATATATTTTACCAACTGTGGGAACATACACTCCGGTTATCATGTTGAAAACCGTAGTCTTACCTGCTCCATTGGGACCTATAAGACCAACAAGCTCCCCTTTTCTAATTTCTATGTTAAAATCATTTACGGCTCTTAATCCTCCAAAGTCCATCGTTACGCCCTCAAGCTTCAGTAGCGCTTCCAACGTCTTTCACCCCCTTAAGAGGGTATATCTTATTGATTATAAAGTCCCATGAAAGCTCTTTCCTTCCCATTAGCCCCCTTTGCCAGTAAAGCATTATGAATATGAGCAACAGAGAAAAAACGACCATTCTCATACCCGGTATTCCAGGAATATGGACGGGTCCTATATCCATCGGGCTTTCCACCGAGCGTAGCATCTCTGAGAGAAGAACGAAGATAAAAGCTGCAATTGCAGATCCCGTAAAGCTTCCCAATCCTCCGAGAACTATTATTATAAGAAGGTTAAATGTAAAGAAGAAAGAAAACAGCTTGGGATCTATGGTTCCGAGAAGCGAGGCAAGAAGACCCCCACCTACTCCCAGGAAGAAACCCGCCAGGGTTAGAGCAAGAAGCTTGTGCTTCTTTATGTCTATTCCCACAGCTTCAGCTGCTATCTCATCCTCTCTTATAGCTTCAAAAGCCCTTCCATAGCTTGATGTCCTAAGCCACCTCATGAAAAAGTATGTAAAGAAAGCCCACCCCCACGTCCAATAGAGATTAACATAGCCTGGTATATCCTTCAGCCCCAGAGCCCCATTCGTTACAGATATTAGATTGCTCGCAAGAACCACCATTATCTCTCCAAAACCTAAGGTAACTATGGCAAGATAATCTCCTCTTAGCTTAAATGAAGGAATCCCAAGAAGATAAGCAGCTACCGCTCCTATTATACCAGCCAGAATAAGCGAAGGCAAAAATGGCAGACAGATGGAATTAAGAGGCCATATCAGCGGCTGAATTATGAAAGCAAGTGCCTTTTTCTGAACCGGCATGGTAAGCAGGGCAACTGTATATGCCCCCAAAGCTATAAAAGCATTAGGACCTAACATAAACTGCCCTAAGGTACCGTTTACAAGGTTATAAGCCATCGCCATCGTCATATAGACAGCAGAAACATTTAGAATCCTTATAAAATATGGATCCAGAAAATCATCCGCCTTTGAGAGAAATATAAAGAAAAGGGTTAAAAAAGCAACGTTTAATATTATCCTCAACCGCTTTCTCTTTTGAAGTATGAGCTCTCTCTCCATCGCAGTCATCCCCCATCACACCTTTTCCTTCATGGATTCTCCAAGAAGCCCGGTTGGCTTAAAAAGAAGTATGATTATTAAAAGAGAAAAGGCAATCGCGTCTCTATATCCAGCTATCTGAGGCATGAAAGCAACTATAAGAATCTCCGCCATTCCAAGTATAAAGCCTCCCAACATAGCACCGAAGACGTTTCCTATTCCCCCGAAAACCGCAGCTATAAAGGCCTTTAAACCCGGCATTATTCCCATATAAGGGTTGATTTGGGGGAATTTTACAGCCCACATTATTCCTCCTGCAGCAGCCAGAGCAGATCCAACGGCAAAGGTAATTGATATCACTTTATCAACGTTTACGCCCATTAGGCTCGTCGTCTCGAGGTCCGTTGCGACGGCTCTCATAGCCATTCCTACCTTAGTTTTATAAATTAGATATATTAAGCCAACGAGAAGTATGCCTGCTATTATCGGAATCCATATGGTAAAGGAAACCAGATAAATGCCCCTTATGTTCATCCCTATATCAAATATGTGAGGACGTGGAAACGCCTTAGGGCGGCCTCCATATACCACAAGAGCTATACTCTCCAGGAAGAAAGAAACACCTATGGCAGTTATTAGAGCAGAAATTCTTGGAGCTCTTCTCAAGGGTCTGTACGCTCCAACGTAAGTTAGAACTCCGAGGAGAGCCGTTAGCGCAACGGCTATTATCCATGAAATCTCCCAAGGAAGATGAAACATGAGTATACCGAAGTAAGCAAAGTAGCACCCCATCATCATAATATCGCCATGGGCAAAGTTTATTAGCCTTATAATTCCATAAACCATCGTATAACCTATTGCAACCAACGCATATAAACTACCTAAGGATATTCCATTAGCTAACTGTTGAAGAAAATCAGTTAGATCCAACTTTAATCCGCCTCCTTCGGCAGAAAGTCAATAATTTTCCGGTGGCTTCTCCTGCAAGAGAAGCCACCGGAAGAAGATTAACAATAGCCAATTCTATGCAACCATCCCACCTCTAAGTCTCCCTCTTCTCCTTAAGGATTAACAGTAGTCACATATACAAACTTACCATTCTTCACAGTCTGAATAACCGCTGCCTTAATGGCATTGTGATTCTTATCGAACTTAAACACGCCGGTAACTCCCGCAAAGCTCTTTATACTTTCAAGAGCATCCCTTATCTTCTCAGGATCCGTGCTCTTAGCCTTCTTAATAGCGTGAATTACAACGAAATAGGCATCTGCTGCGAGAGCTCCAAGAGAGTCAGTATTCTTATTGAACTTCTTATGATAAGCCTTAACGAATTCCTTACCGAGCTTGGTGGAAACACCGCCCTCATCGTAATGATTCGTGAAGTAGATGCCTTCCACAGCCTTACCACCTATCTTAATAAGCTCCGGAGCATAAGCACCGTCTCCTGAGAGGATATAAGATTTAACGCCAAGCTCACGAGCCTGCTTAGAGAAGAGGGCAATTTCAGGATAATACCCAGGAATGTAAATGACATCTGGTTTTTTAGCCTTAACAGCGGTAACCTGTGCGGTAAAGTCCTGATCACCGGTCCTGTACATAACCTTAGCAACTATCTTCCCACCAAGCTTCTTAAACGACTCTTCGAAGAACTTGGCCAAACCAACGCAGTAGTCCTGCTGAACATCCATGACTATTGCAGCCTTACGCGCCTTAAGATTGTTGTAAGCGAACTTAGCCGCTATCTTACCCTGGAATGGATCGATAAAGCAAACACGGAAGACATACTTCTTACCCTGTGTCACAAGCGGATTCGTCGAAGCAGGAGACACCATGGGAACGCGATACTTCTCAGCAACAGGTCCTCCTGCTAATGAAACGGAGCTACAAACGGCACCTATAATAGCACAGACCTTATTATACTTAATAAGCCTCTCAACAGCGTTCGCTCCCTCTACCTTATCTCCCTTATTATCAACGAGGAAGAGCTTGACCTGCTTGCCCAAGACGGTGGGATACATTTCATGAGCTACCTGGAGACCATTCCAGCTCATCTGACCAAAGGCAGCTACCGGACCGGTCATCGGAAGATATACACCAATTCTGACCTCATCAGCTGCCCACGCTGCAGAAAAAAGACCGAGGATTAAGGCAACCCCCGTTAAAACTACCAGCAGACGCTTCATAAACATCCCTCCTTTAATTGAAGAATTTTAAAGGTTCTACAAGCCGTATTTTATATTTAAATCTAATTCAAGTCAAGCTAAACACCAAAAATGGAAGAAAAATAAAAGCTCTCCCCTCCCTTAAGGGGGGAGAGCCATACTCGCCAGCCCAAGCACTTAGAAGAGTTAAAAAGGAGGATACTTAACCGTATCAGACTTATCAAAGGTTGAAAGGAAGAAGCTTTTGGTCAGTTTTAGAGCACCGGTTGGACATATATCCTGACAAAGAGCACAAAAACAACACTTTCCTACATCAATCTTCACGTATTTCTTGGGATACCATTCCTTCTCATCTTCCGGTGCTTCAACCATTTCTATAGCCCTGTTAGGACATACCTTGGCGCAGAGCCCACATGATGTACATTTCTCTATATTGTAAATATGCTCTCCTCTGTATCCATCAGGTATAGGAATGGACTCGGTGGGGAACCTCACGGTCATGGGCTTTGAAAACAGGTTAGTAATAAGCTTATATATGACCCCAAGTCCCAACCCCAAACTCTTTTGCTCGCGCATAAGAGTTCACCTACCTATCCATATCCGCTGGACATATATTTAGGCTCCAATATATGGCGGGAACGTCAGCTATCTGAGCTCCTTTAAGAAGGTATTCCAGAACCGGTATCATGTGTAGAAAGCTTGGCCCTCTCACTTTAACCCTATAGGGGTAAAGTTTACCATCTCCTACCATATAAATTGCTGCCTCGCCTCTTGCTATCTCATTGCGAACATAAACCTCACCCTCTGGTACCCTAAGGTTAAGCTTCGGCCTTTTAAACTGCAGCGCTATATATTCACCTGAGGGCATCTTCTCAAGAGCCTGCCTTACGATCTTCAAAGACTCCTTTATCTCATCTATTCCGATCATAATTCTCGCGTAAGCATCTCCCTCCGTACGGACTGGGATATCGAACTCAAGCTCGCTATAAACCTCGTATGGATCATCCTTTCTGACATCCGTTTTTATGCCTGAAGCTCTTAATATGGGACCCGTTGCCCCAAGTCTTAGGGCATCATCAAGCCTTAAAATCCCCACTTCCTTTGACCTACTTAAGAGGGTTGGATTTTCAGCTTCCTCAAAATCAACCATCTCACATGCTATTTCCTCGATGACCTTCCATATCTTATCCTGAGATTCACTCGACAGATCTCTCCTTACTCCTCCTGGACATATATAACCTGCTGGATAAACCCTCCCTCCTGTAACCATCTCGAAAATATCGAGGATATAGTCTCTATAAGCCATAGCTATCTTAAAACCGGTATCAAAACCAGTGGCTAATGAAAAAGCACCAAACCAAATGAAATGTGATTGTATTCTGGAAAGCTCGGCCATTATAACTCTGATATACCGGGCTCGCTTAGGAACCTCGATTCCCATCAGCTCTTCAACTGCCTCCGCATGAACCAAGTTCCAGGCCAATGGCTCAAATACACATATCCTATCGCTCAGCACAGCGTTTTGTAATGGCAATCTATACTCCATCAGCTTTTCAAAACCTCTGTGTAGATATCCAGGATCAGATCGAGCTTTAAGGACCTGCTCTCCCTCGACCCTAAGCTTTACACCGAAGTTCCCCGAGCCTGAATGTGCCGGCCCGAAGTAAAGATCATACTCGCTTTCGTAAACGTTCTCAAACTGATCAATCATAGTAAACCACTTCCCTCTCGTTCTCCCTACTGTAGAATCTCTCCCTTACATAGTCTCTCCAGTCGAAGTCCTTCCTGAACGGAGGAGGGCCACTCCACCCCTCAAGAAAAAGCGGAGAAAGATCTGGGTTGCCCACAAACTTAACTCCAAAAAGTTCAGCACTCTCTCTTTCATGGATCTGAGCACTCTCACCCCATATAGAGCACACTGAGTCAATCTCAGGGAAATCCCTATCTATTCTGACTTTAATGGTTAAAAGAAGTTTTATTTTGTAAGACCAAAGATGATAGGCCACTTCATAGGTGCCTTCTTTAACCCAATCGGTTGTGGAAATAGCCGAGAGATGAAAGAAGCTTATTTCTCGCAGAAACTTACACAGGTTCAATAAGTTCCTTTTCTCCTTTAAGAAGATCCATACTCTCCTTTTCCTCTGGATATACCCCTCAACGCTAAACTTAGCTTTAAGCCTTTCGATTACTTCTTCCTCCGTCATTTTAATCCCTCCACATGCTTAAAAATTTTTCCTATAGCCTCAAAAATAGCCTCAGGTCTTGGAGGACATCCAGGAACATACATCATCACGGGAAGATAGTCATCCAATCTCTTTATCGTGTTATATGAATCCCAATACATGCCACCTGTCATAGTGCATGAACCAAGAGCAAGAACTACCTTGGGATCGGGCATTTGCCTATAGATCATTTGAGCTCGTCTTATCGATTTGAAGGTTTGATACCCCGCAATAATAAGAACATCCGCATGTCTTGGCGTACTGACCGCTATTAATCCAAATCTCTCCATATCCCATCTCGAACCAACCACGGGAAGAAGCTCAGTAAAGCCACAAGAATTAAACCAATTAAATACCCATATAGCCTTTATAATCCGCTTCATTACCTTTTTATCCTCACTTTCCTCCATTACCTTGGCCTCCTTTCCCAAGCCTGAGTTCTTAACATCTACTAATTGAGTATAACTCTCAATAAGAGGATAGGTCAAGCGAGTTCTATTGATACTGTGATATAATATATAAAGCTTTGTATAAGGAGGGATGAACATGAAAAGATGGGTAGCAGTTTTTCTCTCACTTGCAATAATCGCATCCTTACCCCTTGTTCCTCTCGCCAAGGAAAAAAGTCCGGCTGAAAAGGCATATAAGAGGGCGCTGGCCAGATGGCAGAAAACCATTATAGATCCTACCAAGAAGGTTAAAATAACCGTTACATACTACTCCATAGAATTAGTGAGAGCTATCGTTAACTATGAAGCAGAAAAGAACTTGTGGACGAGGGATGAGATAGAGAACTTTAAATATAGATTTCTTAAAAATCTTAGGTTCGCAGACTGTTTACCATTCAAAATAAAGATTGTAAATTATGGACCCGCAATGCACATGGGCCCGTTTGGCAAGAAATTAAAGCTTATAGTAGGAGGTAAAGAATATAGTCCAGTAGATTACGATAAGATATTCAATTTTAAGCTCCTTGGAGAAAGGGACGGAATGGTATTTTTCCCAAGAAGAGATAAAAAAACGGGGAGAGAGATTATAACCCCGGGAGCCAAGATGCTAACGCTTATAATATCGCGCGATATAAGCCCAGTAACAGCTGAGAAAGCTTTCGATTTCTGCTTCAGGTGGAGTAACCCATATGAAAAGATATCCATAGAAGAATATACGGCAGGCGAAGCTCGCGTAGAACTTGAAAGGCTTAATAGAAGGATTGAATTATTGCTTGAGAAGAAAAAGGATCTATTGGAGAAAATAAAGAAAATAGAGGAAGAACTAAGAAGAATTAGAGCGAGAATAGCGGAGCTTGAGAAGATAATCTATGGAAAGCAGTAACAACATTAAAAATATCCAGTAAGGACCTATAAGTAAAAATAGTGTTCCTTTAGATGAGGAAGAGATCCCACCGAATAGCATAGAAGACACGCCCGGTGGGATCTCCCTTTTTCCTCCATTTGGAGAAATCAGAGATGAAGGCCCAAAATTATCCGAAAAGACAAAATAAGAACCAGTTTCAATAGCTCTTAAAGTAGCATTTGCCAGAAGAATTTCAACAGAGGGATCATCGGATATAACGAGTATAAAGCCAGCTCCATCTTTAAGAAGGTTCCTTGAGAGATTTGCATGCCCCACCTCGGTTCCCAGCAAAGCTCCAAAGCTAAACCTTTCCGCTTTCATTATCCTTGATCTCTCCCCAAAAGTATGAGACATTCCCCTCTTGTGAGGAAACCACTCCATAAATGGTAGAAGGTATTCCTTATGGAACTCCCCCAAGATATCTCCATTTAGAGAATAAAACACCATCTTCCTGTTAATGGTATTAACTCCTACTGCAAGATAACAGTGATATTCTCTCGCAAAGGTAGACATGTACCTGGCTATCGAATCTGGTGGAAAGGTTTCTCCCTCGGTATACGAAACGGGCCATACTATTAGATCAAGATTTTTCTGAAAAAATAGCAAGGCAGATAGCCTTATGTTGCGTGATACACCCGCAGTGGGTAATTTTCTTGATTCACCGCTCACGCATGGTTGAATGAGACCAACCTTGATATCCGAAGCTTTTTGATAGACAGCCTTAGGAAAAAAACTCGAAGAAAGGAGCAGAGAAAGAAGAAGAGAAAAAAGAACTATCTTTTTCAAGCGAAAGAAACGATAAAGCAGACCGCCTGTAAATAAGATTAAAAAGGATAAACCCCAGACGCCTAAAAGAGAAGCAATAAAGGATACAGGATGGTAACTAAGGGCAATACCAAGAGAAAGCCATGGAGCAGAAAAAAACTTAAAGCCATGAAATGATATTCCCATAAAGCCATTGTCCTCTGCAAGCTCCAAGGCGGTCCAGAGCGTAGGAAGCAGGAGAATAAAGGGGGGAGATATTCCACCTTTAGAAAGCTTATCCAACAGTAGACCGAGAAGCAAAAACTGAATGATAGAAGCTACTAAAAGGGATATAAAGGTATTCTTTGGGAAAAAGTGAAGTTCATAGCCAAAAAAGATACACCCCCATCCTAAGAGGGCTAAAGTTATAGATCTACCTTTGTCCCAAAGATAATAAAAGGGGATCGGGAAAAACCATATTAGATAATTGTAATTGAAGGGAGGGAAGGATAAAACCGTTAATATCCCTCCCCCTGCTCCAAGAAGGAAACTAAGCATTTAACGCTACTTCCTTAGCCTTGCTCAATAGGCTTTCTAACCTATCCTGCGAAGGTGCCTGTGAATAAAGTCTTAGCAAAGGCTCAGTACCAGAAGGCCTAACAAGAAGCCAACTTTCATCGAAAAAGTGAAGCTTAACGCCATCTATTCTATCAATTTTCATCGGCTTTTCTCCTAAAGCAGAGGTTATCCTCTCAACGAGCTTTTCGAGTTCCTCTGGAGAAAGCTTTTTCTCAAGTTTTAAGTCAATCCTTCTATAATAATAGGGTCCAAAATCCTCGTAAAGCTCATTTAATAACTCCCTAACTCCCTTTTGTCTTTTCGCCATCATCTCAAGTAGTAGAAGAGCGGACATAGAGCCGTCTCTCTCTGGAAGGTGCTCTACAAAACCGAATCCCCCACTTTCCTCGCCTCCTAAGAGGACACCATCTTGAAGTATATATTCACATATATGTTTGAATCCAACGGGCGTTATATGATGCTCTATCTTATACTTTTGCGCCAGCTTTTCCGGTTCCCTTCCCAAAGAGCAAGTCCAGACCACTGAACCTCGCTTACCTCTATCCTCTATCAAATGTTTCATCAGAAGGGCAAAAACCTGATGAGGATTCACGAAATTTCCTTCCTCATCAACGATGCCTATCCTATCCGCATCTCCATCGAGGACTATCCCGATATTTTCCCCTGCCTCCCTTACCCTCTGAGAGAGCTCATTCGTATATGGAGGAATGGGCTCAGGATGTATACCGCCAAAATAGGGATTCAGCTCTGTATGAATCTCCTCCACATCCAATCCCAACGATTTTAAAATCCCGGATAACACGCCTGTCCCCGAACCATACATGGGATCAATCATAACCTTAATATGAAGCCTTTTTAGCAACTCGAGGGAAACGCCTCTTTTGAGAGATTCAACATAGTCCCCTTTCATGTCAATAATTTCAACGGAAGCAGGAAAGGAAATCTTTACATCGGTATCAAGTAAGCTCTC carries:
- a CDS encoding nickel-dependent hydrogenase large subunit produces the protein MIDQFENVYESEYDLYFGPAHSGSGNFGVKLRVEGEQVLKARSDPGYLHRGFEKLMEYRLPLQNAVLSDRICVFEPLAWNLVHAEAVEELMGIEVPKRARYIRVIMAELSRIQSHFIWFGAFSLATGFDTGFKIAMAYRDYILDIFEMVTGGRVYPAGYICPGGVRRDLSSESQDKIWKVIEEIACEMVDFEEAENPTLLSRSKEVGILRLDDALRLGATGPILRASGIKTDVRKDDPYEVYSELEFDIPVRTEGDAYARIMIGIDEIKESLKIVRQALEKMPSGEYIALQFKRPKLNLRVPEGEVYVRNEIARGEAAIYMVGDGKLYPYRVKVRGPSFLHMIPVLEYLLKGAQIADVPAIYWSLNICPADMDR
- a CDS encoding ABC transporter ATP-binding protein; translated protein: MLKVENLHVYYGGIHALKGISFEVPHGKIVTLIGANGAGKTTTLRAICGLVDAEGSIQFDGKEILGKSTHEIVQMGVAMVPEGRRVFPNLTVMENLKMGAYARTDEEGIERDLQWVFELFPRLRERIWQKAGTLSGGEQQMLALGRALMGKPRLLMMDEPSLGLAPLLVKEVFEVIKQINDEGRTILLIEQNARAALKIAHYGYVLETGRIVMEGLGIDLLNDDRVRKAYLGES
- the nuoB gene encoding NADH-quinone oxidoreductase subunit NuoB; translation: MEESEDKKVMKRIIKAIWVFNWFNSCGFTELLPVVGSRWDMERFGLIAVSTPRHADVLIIAGYQTFKSIRRAQMIYRQMPDPKVVLALGSCTMTGGMYWDSYNTIKRLDDYLPVMMYVPGCPPRPEAIFEAIGKIFKHVEGLK
- a CDS encoding branched-chain amino acid ABC transporter permease; this encodes MDLTDFLQQLANGISLGSLYALVAIGYTMVYGIIRLINFAHGDIMMMGCYFAYFGILMFHLPWEISWIIAVALTALLGVLTYVGAYRPLRRAPRISALITAIGVSFFLESIALVVYGGRPKAFPRPHIFDIGMNIRGIYLVSFTIWIPIIAGILLVGLIYLIYKTKVGMAMRAVATDLETTSLMGVNVDKVISITFAVGSALAAAGGIMWAVKFPQINPYMGIMPGLKAFIAAVFGGIGNVFGAMLGGFILGMAEILIVAFMPQIAGYRDAIAFSLLIIILLFKPTGLLGESMKEKV
- a CDS encoding NADH-quinone oxidoreductase subunit I produces the protein MGLGVIYKLITNLFSKPMTVRFPTESIPIPDGYRGEHIYNIEKCTSCGLCAKVCPNRAIEMVEAPEDEKEWYPKKYVKIDVGKCCFCALCQDICPTGALKLTKSFFLSTFDKSDTVKYPPF
- a CDS encoding ABC transporter substrate-binding protein, whose product is MKRLLVVLTGVALILGLFSAAWAADEVRIGVYLPMTGPVAAFGQMSWNGLQVAHEMYPTVLGKQVKLFLVDNKGDKVEGANAVERLIKYNKVCAIIGAVCSSVSLAGGPVAEKYRVPMVSPASTNPLVTQGKKYVFRVCFIDPFQGKIAAKFAYNNLKARKAAIVMDVQQDYCVGLAKFFEESFKKLGGKIVAKVMYRTGDQDFTAQVTAVKAKKPDVIYIPGYYPEIALFSKQARELGVKSYILSGDGAYAPELIKIGGKAVEGIYFTNHYDEGGVSTKLGKEFVKAYHKKFNKNTDSLGALAADAYFVVIHAIKKAKSTDPEKIRDALESIKSFAGVTGVFKFDKNHNAIKAAVIQTVKNGKFVYVTTVNP
- a CDS encoding branched-chain amino acid ABC transporter permease, producing MERELILQKRKRLRIILNVAFLTLFFIFLSKADDFLDPYFIRILNVSAVYMTMAMAYNLVNGTLGQFMLGPNAFIALGAYTVALLTMPVQKKALAFIIQPLIWPLNSICLPFLPSLILAGIIGAVAAYLLGIPSFKLRGDYLAIVTLGFGEIMVVLASNLISVTNGALGLKDIPGYVNLYWTWGWAFFTYFFMRWLRTSSYGRAFEAIREDEIAAEAVGIDIKKHKLLALTLAGFFLGVGGGLLASLLGTIDPKLFSFFFTFNLLIIIVLGGLGSFTGSAIAAFIFVLLSEMLRSVESPMDIGPVHIPGIPGMRMVVFSLLLIFIMLYWQRGLMGRKELSWDFIINKIYPLKGVKDVGSATEA
- a CDS encoding phosphoglucomutase/phosphomannomutase family protein, whose amino-acid sequence is MSGDIKFGTDGWRGVIALDFTFENVRKVAKAVVAYLKSDKRERLKMYSEWKAPLRGPEKGVVVGYDRRFMSDKFAKAFADEVSKCGVPVFLSKEPVPTPAVSYGVLRREAALGIMITASHNPPEYNGIKLKPEYGGPALPEVTSLVESLLDTDVKISFPASVEIIDMKGDYVESLKRGVSLELLKRLHIKVMIDPMYGSGTGVLSGILKSLGLDVEEIHTELNPYFGGIHPEPIPPYTNELSQRVREAGENIGIVLDGDADRIGIVDEEGNFVNPHQVFALLMKHLIEDRGKRGSVVWTCSLGREPEKLAQKYKIEHHITPVGFKHICEYILQDGVLLGGEESGGFGFVEHLPERDGSMSALLLLEMMAKRQKGVRELLNELYEDFGPYYYRRIDLKLEKKLSPEELEKLVERITSALGEKPMKIDRIDGVKLHFFDESWLLVRPSGTEPLLRLYSQAPSQDRLESLLSKAKEVALNA
- a CDS encoding NADH-quinone oxidoreductase subunit C, yielding MKMTEEEVIERLKAKFSVEGYIQRKRRVWIFLKEKRNLLNLCKFLREISFFHLSAISTTDWVKEGTYEVAYHLWSYKIKLLLTIKVRIDRDFPEIDSVCSIWGESAQIHERESAELFGVKFVGNPDLSPLFLEGWSGPPPFRKDFDWRDYVRERFYSRENEREVVYYD
- a CDS encoding ABC transporter ATP-binding protein, which translates into the protein MDFGGLRAVNDFNIEIRKGELVGLIGPNGAGKTTVFNMITGVYVPTVGKIYFDGEDITGKSTNYIITRGIARTFQNIRLFKELTVLDNVMASFHYQLKSNIFKAVFRSPNYKKEEKKMVEEARELLSKLGLLEYEDFIAGGLPYGQQRRLEIARALATHPKLLLLDEPAAGMNPQETQDLMDFIRMIRDDFGLTVFLIEHDMKVVMGICERIRVLDHGISIAEGPPEAIQKNPKVIEAYLGEAEE